Sequence from the Calidithermus timidus DSM 17022 genome:
TCCGGCTCCGGCCCCAATGGAAGGGTGCGGGTGGAGGACGTGAAACGCTATGCCGAGTCGAAGGTCGAGAGCCCTGCGCCTGCCGCGCCTCAGCCCACCGCCCCGGCACCTGTGCAAGCCCCTGCCCCTGCGGGATTCCCTGCTCCCGTGCAGTACAAGTCGCCCAAGGGCTACGAGGGGCTCGAGGAGCGCCTCCCCCTGCGCGGCCTGCGCCGGGCCATCGCCAACCAGATGGTGGCTTCCCACCTCTACACCGTGCGTACCCTCAGCGTCGACGAGGCCGACCTGACCGAGCTCGTCGAGCTGCGCGCGCGCCTGAAGGCCGAGGCCGAGCGCCAGGGCGTCAAACTCTCCTACCTGCCCTTCATCTTCAAGGCCATCGCCCGCGCGCTCAAGAAGTTCCCCAGCCTCAACTCCTCGATGGACGAGGCCCGCCAGGAGATCGTCCTCAAGAAGTACTACAACATCGGCATGGCCGTCGCCACCGACGCCGGGTTGGTGGTGCCGGTGCTCAAAGACGTCGACCGCAAGAGCGTGCTCGAGCTCGCCGCCGAGGTCAACGAGTTGGCCGAGAAGGCCAGGGGCGGCAAGCTCGCCCCCGAGGACATGAGCGGCTCGACCTTCTCCGTCACCAACATCGGCTCCATCGGTGCGCTCTTCAGCTTCCCCATCATCAACGTGCCCGACGCCGCCATCCTGGGCGTGCACTCCATCCAGAAGCGCCCGGTGGTGCTGGAGAACGACGAGATCAAGGTGCGGCACATGATGTACCTCTCCCTCTCCTTCGACCACCGCCTGGTGGACGGGGCCGAGGCCGCGATGTTCTGCAAGGAGGTCATCCGGCTGTTGCAGAAGCCTGATCTGCTGTTGCTCGAGGCGATTTAGTCTTACGTTCTACGTCGTACGCCTAGTCCACATGACCGAACCATATCCAAGCTATTTCGGCTTCGAAGACCTCGAGGTCTATGAGCTTAGCCTGGAATTCATCGCTGAGGTCTACCGGCTGAGCCAGAGCTTCCTTCGAGCCGAGCAGTTCGGCTTCCTGGCCAAGGCCAGCCGGATCAAGGGTAAGCTCAACGCGCTGGCAGGAGCACTCGATAGCGCCTAAGCACAGGACATTAGACGCACGACGCACGACCAATGATAATGGAGGCGCTATGTCAACTGTCTACGATGTGATCGTTATCGGCACAGGCCCCGGCGGCTACCACGCGGCGATCCGGGCGGCGCAATTGGGCAAGAAAGTGCTGGCCGTGGAGGCCGAGTACGTGGGCGGGGTCTGCCTCAACGTGGGGTGCATCCCCACCAAGGCCCTACTGCACGCGGCTGAGGAACTCGAGAGCATCAAGCATGGCTCGAACTTCGGACTCGAGGTCAAAGACGCCAAGATCGACCTCAAGAAGCTGGGAGGCTGGCGCGACGGCATCGTCAAGCGGCTCACCGGCGGGGTCTCGCAGCTGTTCAAGGGCAATAAGGTCGAGCTCAAGACCGGTTTCGCCAAGTTCGTAGGTTCCAAGACCATCGAGGTCGGCGGGGAGCGCATCGAGGGCAAGACCTTCATCATCGCCACCGGCTCCGAGCCCAACACCCTGCCCGGCTTCGAGGTGGATCAAAAAGACATCATCGACTCCACGGGCGCGCTGCGGGTGGAGGACAAGTTCCCCAAGCGCCTGCTGTGCATCGGGGGCGGGGCGATCGGCCTCGAGTTCGCCCAGGTGTATAAGCGCATGGGGGCCGAGGTCACGGTGATCGAGTTCATGGGCCAGATCCTGCCCGCCGCCGACCCCGAGACCGCGGGCCTCCTCGCCAAGGTGCTCACCAAGCAGGGCATCGCCATCAAGACCAACACCAAAGGCGTAAAGGTCGAGCGCAAGAAAGACGGCCTGCACGTGACGCTCGAGGACGTAAAGTCGGGGAAGCAGGAAGAGATCGTGGTAGATAAGATCCTGGTGGCCACCGGGCGCCGCCCGCGCGGCAAGGGGCTGGGGCTCGAGGCCATCGGCGTCAAGGTGGACGAGCGCGGCTACATCCCCACTAACGAGAAGATGGAGACCAATGTGCCCGGCATCTACGCCATCGGCGACGTGACCCGCCCGCCCCTGCTGGCCCACAAGGCCATGAAGGAGGGCCTCGTCGCCGCTGAGAACGCCGCCGGAGGCAATGCGGTGATGGACTACCAGATCCCCAACGTCGTCTACACCTCCCCCGAGTGGGCCGCCGTGGGCCTGACCGAGGAGGAAGCCGCCAAGGCCGGCTACAAGGTCAAGGTGGGCAAGTTCCCCCTCTCCGCCTCGGGCCGCGCCATGACCCTGGACGCCACCGACGGCCTGATCAAGCTCGTCGGCGACGCCGAGACCGACTTGCTCTTAGGCGTGCACATCCTCGGCCCCAACGCCTCCGACATGATCGCCGAGGCGGCGCTGGCGCTGGAGATGGGTGCTACTGTCACCGACGTTGCCCTCACCGTCCACGCCCACCCCACCCTCTCCGAGGGGATCATGGAGGCGGCAGAGCACCTGCACAAGCAAGCCATCCACATCGCCAACCGCTGAGCCGAAAACCGGTGTCCCGGCCCCAGAGGGGCCGGGACACTCTTCGCGTGCGTGGGTCATACCGGATTCAAAAAGATACTCTTCAAAACCAAAACCCAGAGGCTATCTTTTTGAATCCCAGAGCACTCCCTTCGGTTGACCGCCCCGCCAGGGCGGGGCGGCGTCACCTTTCGGTGACGAACTAACCGAATCTGGTATCAGTAGACCTGCTCGCGCTGCCCGAAGCTGATGACTCGAGGCGTACCCACTTCATCGAGTTCAGTGGTGGGAAAGTAGGGCGGTGCCTTGCCACTTAACATGCGCTGGTCGTAGGTGAATTTGCGCCCATAGCCGGTAACAAAAACCCCGGTTGATGGGTTGAAGGTGCCAAAAGCCCCGTAGTAGTACTCGATAATCCCGCCCAGCAGTTGCACATCGCCGGAGGGTGGAAGGCTATCGTAGTTCTCAACTCCAACAACGCCCCTAGAGCTCATGAGAACCCCATGTATCGCGATGTTTTGAGGAGCACGTAAGCCGTCCGAGATATTGCCCCCGCCGATCAGCACGTCACCCGGATCGGAAGAGGTGCCTTGAGCGTAAATCCCAAGGATGTTGTTAGCTCCCAAGTTATCACAGGTGGCGCGGGTCACGCTTCCATCCAGATTGCGAGTGGGGCTCGAGCTGCATGGCGGACTCTCGTACTTGAGATCACGCGTGATGCGGATATCGCCTCGGGCCGCCACGGTGATCTCCGCGAAGCGTGCCACGGCGGGGGGAGCATCGTTGGAATCGACGCTGATCGCAGGTACCCGGCTAGGCCCACGCAACCGATTGATGTTCCCGTCGACGTAGATGACCCCGTTGAAGTTGCTCTGCACCGCCACCCAACTGCTGCCGCTCTTGCGGTACAGGACCTTGCTGGGGCCGTCCGCGTAGCGGTACTCCGTGCAACTGCTCGAGCTGGTGCAGGCCTTGATGTACTGATAGGTGGCCGCAGGCTGCCACCGCCCTGAGAGGTCGCGGGTCAGGGGGTTGCCGTTGTCGTCGGCTGCATAGAGATCGAGCGAGTAGAGATTGCTTGTGAAGTACAGCCCCCGATCATTGGCGGCGTCACGTTGACGATCATTGTTGTCCGGCAACCGAATAAAGCTCGTTCTCCAGCTCACACCGTCGGTGAATGCAGGCTGGGTTCCCCGATAGGTTGGGGCAGAGGCGTTGGGGGACATTGAGCTTTCGGCGATAAAGGTTTGACGGCTGCCATCGGCAGACATGAAACTCGCCCCGGGGGTGACGCTCCCGCTACAGCTCGACACTCCCGGAGAGGCACATCCAGCACTGGTCACCTCGCCCCCGAACCAGGGGTTGCGGTAAAAGCGGAAGTACTGGTTGGTGTGTACAGGACCGTCGAAAAGGGTCCGGTCCGTAAACCAGACATCCCCACCACCACGGGCAGCATGGACGTTGGTAAACAGCGCATAGCGGGCGAAGCTACTACGCCCAATAGGAAAACGATATTCCCCTTGCAGTACAACGTTGCGCTTGTAAATACCCTGGGTAGCTTCGGAAACCATCACAAAGGGCAGAGAGTACTGCTGAAGGGTGTTGTCGCCGGTGCCACCCCTTGGAGCCCCATCCACGAAGCGGCCAGAGGGCAGCTGAACTCCAGCAGGCAACCCCACTCCACAGGCCGTACCGGTGAAGTACACCCGCACCTGCACAGTAGCTCCCGAGCTTGCGGGCGCCGGATTGAGGCCGCATATCAGAGCGTCAACTTGAGTTTGCAGCTGACCCGCGACAACCGCTAAATCGCTCGCCACGGTAGCGGGATCAGGTTGGCTTCCACTGCCGTTCCCCCCGTAGCTCCAGCGATTGGTGCTGCTCGAGGTCGCGTTTACCACCTGCTGCAAGCGGTCCTTTACAGGGCCCGTAAGCAAAGCTCCAGCCACGTTGGCCCCACCCCGTGCGAGCATCAGGGTCTGAATGACCGCGGTGTTGTCCCGGCTGTGGCGCATCTCGTCGAGCATTCGGCTGAACATCAGGGCTGAAACGCCACCAATAACCAGGATCGAAACGAGGGTGACGACCAAAGCGATGCCGTCCGACTTTCTCATGAGCATGAGACCACCGTCCCTATAGTGTAGGTGCCGTTGTTGAGGAGCTCCACCTGGCCGGTATACGTTCTGGTGATGGCACGCCCCCGAGAGTTCTCCCGCGTCTCCATCACCACCTGCAGGCGCTGGAGAGCATAGGTCGTGCCCGCATCGGTAAAAGTCATACCCGGGAAGGCGCCACTGGAAAAATTCCAGGTCCTCAGGGCGCCGCTCGAGCTCGAGTAGACATAGTCGATGCGGAAATTGGTGATGCCAAAGGCCATAGGCTGTTCCGTGCCACCCTCGCGGGTGTACAGGATATTCTGGCTGGGATCGTAGCGAATCCCCATGGCTCGAATCCGAAAAACCAGAGTACCGGTAGGGGCAAAAGCCAGCGGATTGCGGCAAGCGG
This genomic interval carries:
- a CDS encoding dihydrolipoamide acetyltransferase family protein — its product is MPREIVLPELAESVVEGEILKWLVNEGDLLKKDQPFVEVMTDKVTVELPSPYEGVLIKKLVKEGDVVKVHAPIATIAEPGEVAQTISDKAQAPAPSLQAAEERSIVEPGNVQEDDGASLSLFKPDTKQEQVKNPFAGGIQAKAVVAEAPKAGVSKHGRVIAVPAARKLARDLGLDIAQISGSGPNGRVRVEDVKRYAESKVESPAPAAPQPTAPAPVQAPAPAGFPAPVQYKSPKGYEGLEERLPLRGLRRAIANQMVASHLYTVRTLSVDEADLTELVELRARLKAEAERQGVKLSYLPFIFKAIARALKKFPSLNSSMDEARQEIVLKKYYNIGMAVATDAGLVVPVLKDVDRKSVLELAAEVNELAEKARGGKLAPEDMSGSTFSVTNIGSIGALFSFPIINVPDAAILGVHSIQKRPVVLENDEIKVRHMMYLSLSFDHRLVDGAEAAMFCKEVIRLLQKPDLLLLEAI
- a CDS encoding four helix bundle protein, whose product is MTEPYPSYFGFEDLEVYELSLEFIAEVYRLSQSFLRAEQFGFLAKASRIKGKLNALAGALDSA
- the lpdA gene encoding dihydrolipoyl dehydrogenase; its protein translation is MSTVYDVIVIGTGPGGYHAAIRAAQLGKKVLAVEAEYVGGVCLNVGCIPTKALLHAAEELESIKHGSNFGLEVKDAKIDLKKLGGWRDGIVKRLTGGVSQLFKGNKVELKTGFAKFVGSKTIEVGGERIEGKTFIIATGSEPNTLPGFEVDQKDIIDSTGALRVEDKFPKRLLCIGGGAIGLEFAQVYKRMGAEVTVIEFMGQILPAADPETAGLLAKVLTKQGIAIKTNTKGVKVERKKDGLHVTLEDVKSGKQEEIVVDKILVATGRRPRGKGLGLEAIGVKVDERGYIPTNEKMETNVPGIYAIGDVTRPPLLAHKAMKEGLVAAENAAGGNAVMDYQIPNVVYTSPEWAAVGLTEEEAAKAGYKVKVGKFPLSASGRAMTLDATDGLIKLVGDAETDLLLGVHILGPNASDMIAEAALALEMGATVTDVALTVHAHPTLSEGIMEAAEHLHKQAIHIANR
- a CDS encoding DUF4900 domain-containing protein; translation: MRKSDGIALVVTLVSILVIGGVSALMFSRMLDEMRHSRDNTAVIQTLMLARGGANVAGALLTGPVKDRLQQVVNATSSSTNRWSYGGNGSGSQPDPATVASDLAVVAGQLQTQVDALICGLNPAPASSGATVQVRVYFTGTACGVGLPAGVQLPSGRFVDGAPRGGTGDNTLQQYSLPFVMVSEATQGIYKRNVVLQGEYRFPIGRSSFARYALFTNVHAARGGGDVWFTDRTLFDGPVHTNQYFRFYRNPWFGGEVTSAGCASPGVSSCSGSVTPGASFMSADGSRQTFIAESSMSPNASAPTYRGTQPAFTDGVSWRTSFIRLPDNNDRQRDAANDRGLYFTSNLYSLDLYAADDNGNPLTRDLSGRWQPAATYQYIKACTSSSSCTEYRYADGPSKVLYRKSGSSWVAVQSNFNGVIYVDGNINRLRGPSRVPAISVDSNDAPPAVARFAEITVAARGDIRITRDLKYESPPCSSSPTRNLDGSVTRATCDNLGANNILGIYAQGTSSDPGDVLIGGGNISDGLRAPQNIAIHGVLMSSRGVVGVENYDSLPPSGDVQLLGGIIEYYYGAFGTFNPSTGVFVTGYGRKFTYDQRMLSGKAPPYFPTTELDEVGTPRVISFGQREQVY